From Catenulispora sp. EB89, a single genomic window includes:
- a CDS encoding ABC transporter substrate-binding protein, whose product MFKRTLIGAAVCALAVTTVTACSSSKSSGSGSSSTGAAGGSLPTVKLMVGGIDKQIYLPYKLADQLGFYKKYGVNVELSTETQGGVGAEDAMISGSVDMAGAWYNHTIDFQAKGKAVEDIVNLSGAPGEREMCATNSGVHSAADFAGKTLGVTDLGSGTDTLTTFLAAQKNLAPNQYHKLAAGAGATAIAALQHGTAACVMTTQPTVLAMEKQKIGYSAIDLATAQGATAAMGGTWPSAGVLAQTSWVNSHKTEAQAVVNALVATMHWIDTHSAADIANALPATYVQNSTITKADYIAALTQDKGQFLPDGIMPAGGPKTVLATEKIVGVDTSKINLSATFTNDFVTAANKLEGTQITQTPAGADG is encoded by the coding sequence ATGTTCAAGCGGACACTCATCGGCGCGGCGGTCTGCGCCCTCGCCGTCACCACCGTCACCGCGTGCTCGAGCTCGAAGAGCAGCGGTTCCGGTTCCTCCTCCACCGGCGCCGCCGGCGGGAGCCTGCCGACCGTGAAGCTCATGGTCGGCGGCATCGACAAGCAGATCTACCTGCCCTACAAGCTGGCCGACCAGCTGGGCTTCTACAAGAAGTACGGCGTCAACGTCGAGCTGAGCACCGAGACGCAGGGCGGTGTCGGCGCGGAGGACGCGATGATCTCCGGCAGCGTCGACATGGCCGGCGCGTGGTACAACCACACGATCGACTTCCAGGCCAAGGGCAAGGCCGTCGAGGACATCGTCAACCTTTCCGGCGCGCCGGGCGAGCGCGAGATGTGCGCCACGAACAGCGGTGTGCACTCGGCGGCCGACTTCGCCGGCAAGACCCTGGGCGTCACCGACCTGGGCTCGGGCACCGACACGCTCACCACGTTCCTCGCCGCGCAGAAGAACCTGGCCCCGAACCAGTACCACAAGCTGGCCGCCGGCGCGGGCGCGACGGCGATCGCCGCCCTGCAGCACGGCACGGCGGCCTGCGTCATGACGACGCAGCCGACGGTGCTCGCGATGGAGAAGCAGAAGATCGGCTACTCGGCGATCGACCTGGCCACCGCGCAGGGCGCGACGGCGGCGATGGGCGGCACCTGGCCCTCGGCCGGCGTCCTGGCCCAGACCAGCTGGGTCAACAGCCACAAGACCGAGGCCCAGGCCGTGGTCAACGCCCTGGTCGCGACCATGCACTGGATCGACACGCACAGCGCCGCCGACATCGCCAACGCGCTGCCCGCGACCTACGTCCAGAACAGCACCATCACCAAGGCCGACTACATCGCGGCCCTGACCCAGGACAAGGGCCAGTTCCTCCCGGACGGCATCATGCCGGCCGGCGGTCCGAAGACCGTGCTCGCGACCGAGAAGATCGTCGGCGTCGACACCTCGAAGATCAACCTGTCGGCGACCTTCACCAACGACTTCGTGACGGCCGCGAACAAGCTGGAGGGCACGCAGATCACCCAGACGCCGGCCGGCGCCGACGGCTGA